The following is a genomic window from Prunus persica cultivar Lovell chromosome G7, Prunus_persica_NCBIv2, whole genome shotgun sequence.
AATTGTTGGAGCACCAGACTAAATACTTAGCATTGAATGTCTACCTTGTCAAAAGatattatgttgttcatcAAACTCATATTGACAATCACCTGCAAATACAGAAGGCTACTCAGGTGAAAATATCAGAAGTATGATAGATCTTTAACAAAACCACACAGCCTATGCAtagtatataatatatcatgTCACAAAAATAAGACGATAAAGCTCTCATTTTTCAAACTTAGGTAGATGATAGAAAATGCCACCGCTAAATAACCACTCTCATCCATTAAAGAAGCAGAACAAACCACATTACTTCATCAAAAACTGGAACACTTCCGCCCACAAGACCAGTATTCCCACCTTGAGGAACAACAGCCAAGCATCTGGAATTACAATATTTAAGAATCTGTGAGACCTGcaaggaagaaataaatacatagaAGTCCTTAATTTGTAATAAATCTATCAAAAGCAATTGAGACATACACACATGAAAATTCAGGCTTTTAAGAGTGAGCTATAGGAATCCTGGAAACTTTTATGGTAATAATAAGACTCCTGGAAGAGAAGAAGTCAACCTCCTCAGTGGACCGAGGTTGCAGCAGAAGCTTACTTGAGCCTTTGTATTTGTGCATCCAGTCTGTGTTTGCAGTCGCCAGCCACTCTTCATCCTCAATTACACCCTTCTCCCCTAATATTTCCTTAAAATAGCTGATATCATCAGAATTTAATGTTGAAAAAGAAGGATTCCTCTGAACCTTTGCCGCCAAAGAACCAAAACCTCGGTACTGAAATCTCCTTGTCTTTTCAAGAAGACCCTTTTCCGTAGAATCTCGGAAAGTCTCTCCTTGATATCTTACGAAGCCAAAACATGTCTGAACATTCCACTTGTGATTATCACTAAAGAAATGGAAATCTCTACAATTCTTGCCAAAGCCATGCGCATAACCTATTTCGGATGAAAATTCCTTATTAATTTTACAAGAAAGTAATCCACACGTTCATAGTTTAACAACTTAAACACCAGCAGCATTGAGCTCGAATAATAACCcaataaacaaaaagtcatatttttcattttcttcaagaCCATTTCTGTTTTCTAAGCAACCAAACGAAACATTTCTCAAATTCCAAACGATCATATTCCTCATATTTCATCAAACCCAGCTCTTCCTTTCAAACTataatagagagagaaaatagcaTTTGATAGAAAGGTACTCAAATTGGAGATTGAAAAAGAGTCTCTCTTTTCTATTGTAAAATACCTGAAGTAGAGTTGTGGATTGAATTCACAGAATTAATGTTCAATCGGCGATCAAAGAGTGATCTATTAGAACAGTATCTGAAGAAACTACCGGTAGCTCTCAATCTCAACCTCTCCATTTTTGTAAATTCAGTTTCGGTTTCAGAGTTTCAGCTCCCTTAAATGAAAGTGAATTTGGTCTTCCATATTTATACGCAACTGAGAGGTCTGATTGGCCCGGCCCAACTGAAATACGACATGTCGGTTTTCGTAATATTACCGGGTTTCTTTCTCCTCAGTCGTAAACTGTAATCCCTATCCAACTATCTCTGACGCAGAAAGCTGCGAAGCACGAGCAGTATCTCACCAATGGCGTCGTCGCTCTCGTCCCTCTCCTCAATCCTGAACCAGCCTCACTGTGCTCTGCGCCTGAAGCTCCAGAGACCATGCTGCTTCACTCTCAGGTTTCTCAATTGGAGACCAGAAAAGTCCAGCTTCCGCtgctaccaccaccaccagctgACGCCTCGGCCGCAAAGGAGGAGTCTTGGTCCCAATTTCTCCAGAAGCTTCTCTCAGTCTAACCCTAACCTTTCTTCTCTCCCGAACCAGTCTGAGAGCCCGAGCCTCCGCTACTTCGTCGCTCAGGCTGCTCTCACCGCTTCTGAAGCCCAGCCCCAGTGAGTTCAcattcattttgaaatttcaatggATTGGTTAATGTTACAGGGCTTTGTGCAGTTATTGGGATTGGGTTGTCTTAGAAAGTCTTAAAGCAATAGTCTTTGTGGCTTATCATTTGGCATTTGCGGATTTTGCTTATAAAGACATGATCTCATGGAAACTGTGTTTTACAAATACTGCACAAAACAATTCTTTAAGCACTCAAAATTAGCTGACGGTGGAGTTATAGGAGATGCTCGTTAAGGTGGAATTTTGACATAAGAAATGCTAGTGCGTATGATCTAAAATATTACTGTGATGTTCTGCCATTGTTGgagaaatttggaaattaaatgTCCTATTGTATTCTGATAGTTCAGAGACCATAGATGGATATACAAAGGCAACCCAACAAATATTAAATAGTTTGAATGTTCTTAAATCCGATTTCCATATTTATGATCTGTATCTCATACTTCAAATGTttctctcctttctttttttccttttttatgtCTAGGAATGTAACAGCTACGGAAGTTTCAGAAGTTCCTCCAATGGGCCGTATCTATCATGAGACTTATGGGTGTCAAATGAATATTAATGATATGGAGATCGTTCTGTCTATTATGAAGAATGCTGGGTATAGTGAAGTTGTTGATGTTCCTGAGAATGCAGAGGTTATTTTCATTAACACTTGTGCTATTAGGGACAATGCCGAACAGAAGGTGTGGCAGCGGCTTAATTACTTTTGGTTTCTCAAAAGGCACTGGAAGAGCAATGTTAAAATAGGGAGGTCGCAGTCCAAACGCCCTCCAAAAGTTGTAGTTTTGGGATGCATGGCCGAGAGGTTAAAGGACAAGATACTAGATGCAGACAAAATGGTTGATGTGGTTTGTGGGCCTGATGCATACAGAGACTTGCCAAGATTATTAGAAGATGTGGACTATGGGCAGAAAGGAATCAATACTCTTCTTTCACTGGAAGAGACTTACGCTGATATTAGTCCGGTTCGAATTGCTAAAAATTCAATTAGTGCTTTTGTTTCTGTTATGAGGGGTTGCAACAATATGTGCTCATTTTGCATTGTTCCTTTCACAAGAGGCAGAGAGCGCTCACGTCCTGTGGAATCAATTGTGAGGGAGGTGGCAGAGCTTTGGGAAGAAGGTGTGAAGGAGGTAACACTGCTAGGCCAGAATGTAAACAG
Proteins encoded in this region:
- the LOC18771217 gene encoding CDK5RAP1-like protein, which translates into the protein MASSLSSLSSILNQPHCALRLKLQRPCCFTLRFLNWRPEKSSFRCYHHHQLTPRPQRRSLGPNFSRSFSQSNPNLSSLPNQSESPSLRYFVAQAALTASEAQPQNVTATEVSEVPPMGRIYHETYGCQMNINDMEIVLSIMKNAGYSEVVDVPENAEVIFINTCAIRDNAEQKVWQRLNYFWFLKRHWKSNVKIGRSQSKRPPKVVVLGCMAERLKDKILDADKMVDVVCGPDAYRDLPRLLEDVDYGQKGINTLLSLEETYADISPVRIAKNSISAFVSVMRGCNNMCSFCIVPFTRGRERSRPVESIVREVAELWEEGVKEVTLLGQNVNSYNDASEYEKEVETGTNWRYSEGFSSMCKVKKVGSRFADLLDRLSTEFPEMRFRYTSPHPKDFPDELLYIMRDRPNVCKSIHLPAQTGSSTVLERMRRGYSREAYLDLVQKIRRIIPDVGISSDFICGFCGETEEEHADTLSLVKAVGYDMAYMFAYSMREKTHAHRNYVDDVPEKVKQRRLTELIKAFRESTGQCYDSQVGTTQLILVEGPNKRAPDTELIGKSDRGHRVSFANVLLPHRDADSNEERNPVVGDYVEVRILKSTRASLFGEAVAISKLSLFYDNVEEEAVACGSRS